A region of Streptomyces cinnamoneus DNA encodes the following proteins:
- the fabF gene encoding beta-ketoacyl-ACP synthase II — MNSTNRTVVVTGIGATTPLGGDSASTWEGLLAGRSGVKPLESERFADLPVRIAASAAVDPEDVLPRPLVRKLDRSAQFALIAAREAWADAGFTGKAGDDSAIAPERLGAVIASGIGGVTTLLDQYDVLKEKGARRVSPHTVPMLMPNSPSANVGLEVNARAGVHTPVSACASGAEAIGYAYEMIRSGRADIVVAGGTEAAIHPLPVAAFASMMAMSKNNDDPTRASRPYDKGRDGFVLGEGAGVVVLESAEHAAARGARVYCEVLGQGLSADSHHIAQPEPTGRGIAAALQNLLDSTDLKPAEVVHLNAHATSTPQGDAAEIKALRKVLGDDLDHVAVSATKSMTGHLLGGAGGIETVMSVLALYHRTAPPTINVDELDEDIDADIVRDEPRQLPEGSIAAINNSFGFGGHNVVLALRTV; from the coding sequence GTGAACTCGACCAATCGCACCGTGGTCGTCACCGGTATCGGCGCAACCACACCGCTGGGTGGCGACAGCGCATCGACCTGGGAAGGGCTGCTCGCCGGACGCTCCGGGGTGAAGCCCCTGGAGAGCGAGCGCTTCGCCGACCTGCCGGTCCGCATCGCCGCCTCCGCGGCCGTCGACCCCGAGGACGTCCTGCCCCGCCCGCTGGTCCGCAAGCTGGACCGGTCGGCGCAGTTCGCCCTGATCGCGGCCCGTGAGGCGTGGGCCGACGCGGGCTTCACCGGCAAGGCCGGTGACGACTCCGCGATCGCCCCCGAGCGCCTGGGCGCGGTCATCGCCTCCGGCATCGGCGGCGTGACGACCCTGCTCGACCAGTACGACGTGCTCAAGGAGAAGGGCGCCCGCCGCGTCTCCCCGCACACCGTGCCGATGCTGATGCCCAACAGCCCGTCCGCCAACGTCGGCCTGGAGGTGAACGCCCGGGCGGGCGTGCACACCCCGGTCAGCGCCTGCGCGTCCGGCGCCGAGGCCATCGGCTACGCCTACGAGATGATCCGTTCCGGTCGCGCCGACATCGTGGTCGCGGGCGGCACCGAGGCGGCCATCCACCCCCTGCCGGTCGCGGCGTTCGCCAGCATGATGGCGATGTCGAAGAACAACGACGACCCCACCAGGGCCTCCCGCCCGTACGACAAGGGCCGCGACGGCTTCGTCCTCGGCGAGGGCGCCGGTGTCGTCGTCCTGGAGTCGGCCGAGCACGCGGCCGCGCGCGGCGCCCGCGTCTACTGCGAGGTGCTGGGCCAGGGCCTGTCCGCGGACAGCCACCACATCGCCCAGCCCGAGCCCACCGGCCGCGGCATCGCCGCCGCGCTGCAGAACCTGCTCGACAGCACCGACCTGAAGCCGGCGGAGGTCGTGCACCTGAACGCGCACGCCACCTCCACGCCGCAGGGCGACGCCGCCGAGATCAAGGCCCTGCGCAAGGTCCTCGGCGACGACCTCGACCACGTCGCGGTCTCGGCGACCAAGTCGATGACCGGCCACCTGCTCGGCGGTGCGGGCGGCATCGAGACGGTCATGAGCGTGCTCGCGCTGTACCACCGCACCGCCCCTCCGACGATCAACGTCGACGAGCTGGACGAGGACATCGACGCGGACATCGTGCGCGACGAGCCCCGTCAGCTCCCGGAGGGCTCCATCGCGGCGATCAACAACTCGTTCGGCTTCGGCGGCCACAACGTGGTGCTCGCCCTGCGGACGGTCTGA
- a CDS encoding ACP S-malonyltransferase, which produces MLVLVAPGQGAQTPGFLTPWLDLPGVSDRLTEWSSAIGLDLVHYGTNAGDDEIRDTAVAQPLLVASALVSARQLFAGPDDFSRVVGAAAGHSVGELAAAALTGVLSERSVMELVRRRGLAMAEAAAVTETGMAALLGGEPDVVLPHLERLGLTPANVNGAGQIVAAGTKEQLEALAAEKPEGTRKVVALKVAGAFHTHHMAPAVSALESAVRELSPADPHTAYVSNKDGRVVSDGREVVARLVGQVANPVRWDQCMETFKELGVTAIIEVAPGGTLVGLAKRALPGVRTLALKSPDNLEAARELIAEYASDAAGSPAE; this is translated from the coding sequence GTGCTCGTACTCGTCGCCCCCGGCCAGGGCGCTCAGACGCCCGGCTTCCTGACCCCCTGGCTCGACCTCCCCGGTGTCTCGGACCGTCTCACCGAGTGGTCCTCCGCCATCGGTCTGGACCTCGTCCACTACGGCACGAACGCCGGCGACGACGAGATCCGTGACACCGCGGTCGCCCAGCCGCTGCTCGTGGCGTCCGCCCTGGTCTCCGCCCGTCAGCTGTTCGCCGGCCCGGACGACTTCTCCCGCGTCGTGGGCGCGGCCGCCGGCCACAGCGTCGGCGAGCTGGCCGCCGCCGCGCTGACGGGGGTGCTCTCCGAGCGTTCCGTCATGGAGCTGGTCCGCCGGCGCGGGCTGGCCATGGCCGAGGCCGCGGCCGTCACCGAGACCGGCATGGCCGCGCTGCTCGGCGGCGAGCCGGACGTCGTGCTCCCGCACCTGGAGCGCCTCGGCCTGACCCCGGCGAACGTCAACGGGGCGGGCCAGATCGTGGCCGCCGGCACCAAGGAGCAGCTGGAGGCGCTCGCCGCGGAGAAGCCCGAGGGCACCCGCAAGGTCGTGGCGCTGAAGGTGGCGGGCGCGTTCCACACCCACCACATGGCTCCGGCCGTCTCCGCCCTGGAGAGCGCCGTCCGCGAGCTGAGCCCCGCCGACCCGCACACGGCCTACGTCTCCAACAAGGACGGCCGCGTCGTCTCCGACGGCCGGGAGGTCGTCGCCCGGCTGGTGGGCCAGGTGGCCAACCCGGTCCGCTGGGACCAGTGCATGGAGACCTTCAAGGAGCTCGGCGTCACCGCGATCATCGAGGTCGCCCCCGGCGGCACCCTGGTGGGCCTGGCCAAGCGCGCCCTGCCGGGCGTCCGTACCCTCGCGCTCAAGTCCCCGGACAACCTCGAGGCCGCTCGCGAGCTGATCGCCGAGTACGCCTCCGACGCCGCCGGGTCCCCGGCCGAATAA
- a CDS encoding NAD(P)-dependent oxidoreductase codes for MSETRTTSVAVLGTGIMGAAMARNLARAGLSVRAWNRSREKAEPLAAHGVGVEDTPAAAVRDADVVVTMLYDAPATLDAMRAAAPGLRPGTVWAQSATAGLDGFGDLAAFARERGLTLVDAPVLGTRQPAEEGRLTVLAAGPEDVRTVVAPVFDAVGARTVWVGDDAATGAATRLKLVVNSWILAVTHGTAEALALAEGLAVRPEQFLDAVAGGPLDMGYLRAKAGLLLDGALTPPSFATTTAEKDARLIVEAGRAAGVRLDVAAAGAERFRRAVEQGHGDEDMAASYFASFEE; via the coding sequence ATGTCGGAAACACGTACGACCTCAGTCGCCGTCCTCGGTACCGGGATCATGGGCGCCGCCATGGCCCGCAACCTCGCCCGCGCCGGGCTGTCCGTGCGCGCCTGGAACCGCAGCCGCGAGAAGGCCGAGCCGCTGGCCGCCCACGGCGTCGGCGTCGAGGACACGCCCGCCGCGGCGGTCCGCGACGCCGACGTCGTCGTCACGATGCTGTACGACGCGCCGGCCACCCTCGACGCCATGCGCGCCGCCGCCCCGGGCCTGCGTCCGGGCACGGTCTGGGCGCAGTCCGCCACCGCCGGCCTCGACGGCTTCGGCGACCTCGCCGCCTTCGCCCGCGAGCGGGGCCTCACCCTGGTCGACGCCCCCGTCCTGGGCACCCGGCAGCCGGCGGAGGAGGGCAGGCTCACGGTCCTCGCGGCGGGGCCCGAGGACGTCCGCACCGTCGTGGCCCCCGTCTTCGACGCCGTCGGCGCCCGGACCGTCTGGGTCGGCGACGACGCCGCGACCGGCGCCGCCACCCGCCTCAAGCTCGTCGTCAACAGCTGGATCCTGGCCGTCACCCACGGCACCGCCGAGGCCCTCGCGCTGGCCGAGGGCCTCGCGGTGCGGCCCGAGCAGTTCCTGGACGCCGTGGCGGGCGGCCCCCTCGACATGGGCTACCTGAGGGCCAAGGCCGGGCTGCTGCTGGACGGCGCCCTCACGCCGCCCTCCTTCGCCACCACCACGGCCGAGAAGGACGCCCGGCTCATCGTCGAGGCGGGGCGGGCCGCCGGGGTGCGCCTGGACGTGGCGGCGGCGGGCGCGGAGCGGTTCCGCCGGGCGGTCGAGCAGGGCCACGGCGACGAGGACATGGCGGCGTCGTACTTCGCCAGCTTCGAGGAGTAG
- a CDS encoding serine hydrolase domain-containing protein yields the protein MESLRMIENWPVETAAAAVVRADGTVAGRCGPTGHRFPLASVTKPLAAYAALIAVEEGAVELDEPAGPEGATVRHLLAHTAGLAFDEHRAVAAPGTRRLYSNAGFEVLGDHIAKATDIPFAAYLREAVLEPLGMTATDLPGSPAKDGVSTVDDLALFAAELQAPRLLSRATLAEATSVVFPGLTGVLPGYGHQRPNDWGLGFEIRDGKSPHWTGLSSSPRTYGHFGQSGTFLWVDPDAGAACVALADRAFGPWAVEAWPPLTDAVLAELRA from the coding sequence ATGGAAAGCCTGCGGATGATCGAGAACTGGCCGGTGGAGACCGCGGCGGCGGCAGTCGTGCGCGCCGACGGCACCGTGGCGGGACGTTGCGGGCCGACGGGACACCGCTTCCCGCTGGCGTCCGTGACCAAGCCGCTGGCGGCCTACGCCGCGCTGATCGCCGTCGAGGAGGGCGCGGTCGAGCTGGACGAGCCGGCCGGTCCCGAGGGCGCCACCGTACGGCACCTGCTGGCGCACACGGCCGGACTGGCCTTCGACGAGCACCGGGCGGTGGCCGCGCCGGGCACCCGCCGGCTGTACTCCAACGCCGGGTTCGAGGTGCTGGGCGACCACATCGCCAAGGCGACGGACATCCCCTTCGCCGCGTACCTGCGCGAGGCGGTGCTGGAGCCGCTCGGCATGACGGCCACGGACCTCCCCGGGTCGCCGGCCAAGGACGGCGTCTCGACGGTGGACGACCTGGCGCTCTTCGCCGCCGAACTCCAGGCGCCGCGGCTGCTGTCGCGCGCCACGCTCGCGGAGGCGACCTCGGTGGTCTTCCCCGGGCTGACCGGGGTCCTGCCGGGCTACGGCCACCAGCGCCCGAACGACTGGGGGCTGGGCTTCGAGATCCGGGACGGGAAGTCCCCGCACTGGACGGGGCTTTCGTCCTCGCCGCGGACGTACGGCCACTTCGGGCAGTCCGGCACGTTCCTGTGGGTGGACCCGGACGCGGGGGCGGCGTGCGTGGCGCTCGCGGACCGGGCGTTCGGGCCCTGGGCCGTCGAGGCGTGGCCGCCGCTGACGGACGCGGTGCTCGCCGAGCTCCGCGCCTGA
- a CDS encoding response regulator gives MTIKVIIVDDQAMVRAGFAALLAAQSDIDVVGDAADGRQGVELSRSTHPDVVLMDVRMPEMDGLEAARRLLDPPAGVVHRPKVLMLTTFDVDDYVYEALRAGASGFLLKDAPPADLISAVRVVAAGEALLAPSVTRRLIADFAARPAPRRSRPVRLNGLTPRETEVLELIARGLSNQEIAATLVLAEQTVKTHIGRVLSKLGLRDRAQAVIFAYESGLVSPGEG, from the coding sequence ATGACCATCAAGGTGATCATCGTCGACGACCAGGCCATGGTGCGTGCCGGCTTCGCCGCGCTGCTGGCCGCACAGTCCGACATCGACGTCGTCGGCGACGCGGCGGACGGCCGGCAGGGGGTGGAGCTGAGCCGCTCCACGCACCCCGACGTGGTGCTGATGGACGTCCGCATGCCGGAGATGGACGGTCTGGAGGCGGCGCGCCGGCTCCTCGACCCCCCGGCCGGCGTGGTGCACCGGCCCAAGGTGCTGATGCTGACGACCTTCGACGTCGACGACTACGTCTACGAGGCCCTGCGCGCGGGCGCCTCCGGCTTCCTCCTCAAGGACGCCCCGCCGGCCGACCTGATCTCCGCGGTGCGAGTGGTGGCGGCCGGCGAGGCGCTGCTGGCCCCCTCGGTCACCCGCCGCCTCATCGCCGACTTCGCCGCCCGGCCGGCGCCGCGGCGCAGCCGTCCGGTGCGGCTGAACGGGCTGACGCCGCGGGAGACGGAGGTCCTGGAGCTGATCGCGCGGGGCCTGTCGAACCAGGAGATCGCCGCGACGCTCGTCCTCGCCGAACAGACGGTCAAGACCCACATCGGGCGCGTGCTGTCCAAGCTGGGACTGCGGGACCGGGCCCAAGCGGTGATCTTCGCCTACGAGTCGGGGCTGGTGTCCCCGGGCGAGGGGTGA
- a CDS encoding ketoacyl-ACP synthase III encodes MTATIKPAKGAPYARIMGVGGYRPTRVVPNEEILKHIDSSDEWIRSRSGIATRHWAGPEETVAAMSVEAAGKAIADAGITPEQVGAVIVSTVSHFKQTPAIATEIAHRIGAGKPAAFDISAGCAGFGYGLTLAKDMVTGGSAEYALVIGVERLSDLTDLKDRATAFLFGDGAGAVVVGPSNQPAIGPIVWGSEGDKAETIKQTVAWDVYREETDVRFPAITQEGQAVFRWAVFEMAKIAQQALDEAGVHPDDLDVFIPHQANMRIIDSMVKTLKLPENVTVARDVETTGNTSAASIPLAMERLLATGAAKSGDTALLIGFGAGLVYAATVVTLP; translated from the coding sequence ATGACCGCGACCATCAAGCCCGCCAAGGGCGCTCCGTACGCGCGCATCATGGGCGTGGGCGGCTACCGCCCCACGCGGGTGGTGCCGAACGAGGAGATCCTCAAGCACATCGACTCCTCGGACGAGTGGATCCGCTCCCGGTCGGGCATCGCCACGCGCCACTGGGCCGGCCCGGAGGAGACCGTGGCCGCCATGTCCGTCGAGGCGGCCGGCAAGGCCATCGCGGACGCGGGCATCACTCCCGAGCAGGTCGGTGCCGTGATCGTCTCGACGGTCTCGCACTTCAAGCAGACCCCGGCCATCGCCACCGAGATCGCCCACCGGATCGGCGCGGGCAAGCCCGCCGCCTTCGACATCTCGGCCGGCTGTGCGGGCTTCGGCTACGGCCTGACGCTCGCCAAGGACATGGTGACCGGCGGCTCGGCGGAGTACGCGCTGGTCATCGGCGTGGAACGGCTCTCCGACCTGACCGACCTGAAGGACCGGGCGACGGCCTTCCTGTTCGGCGACGGCGCGGGTGCCGTGGTGGTCGGTCCCTCGAACCAGCCGGCCATCGGCCCGATCGTCTGGGGCTCGGAGGGCGACAAGGCCGAGACCATCAAGCAGACGGTCGCCTGGGACGTCTACCGCGAGGAGACCGACGTCCGTTTCCCGGCCATCACCCAGGAGGGTCAGGCGGTCTTCCGCTGGGCCGTCTTCGAGATGGCGAAGATCGCCCAGCAGGCGCTGGACGAGGCCGGGGTGCACCCTGACGACCTGGACGTCTTCATCCCGCACCAGGCGAACATGCGCATCATCGATTCGATGGTGAAGACCCTCAAACTGCCGGAGAACGTCACCGTCGCCCGCGACGTGGAGACCACGGGCAACACCTCCGCGGCCTCCATCCCGCTGGCCATGGAGCGGCTTCTGGCCACCGGGGCGGCGAAGAGCGGGGACACCGCGCTCCTCATCGGGTTCGGGGCGGGTCTCGTGTACGCCGCCACGGTCGTTACCCTCCCCTAG
- a CDS encoding aldo/keto reductase — MSNDKIKSVTLGDGGPEVGVQGLGCMGMSFAYGPTTDVAEARATLERALELGVTLFDTADMYGMGENEKFLAPFVRAHREHVVLATKFAIAPDPEDPTDTTKRTIRNDPPYIRQAVEASLRRLGVDEIDLYYMHRRDPEVPLEESVGAMADLVREGKVKHLGLSEVTGSELRAAQAVHPIAAVQSEWSLFSRDIETSVVAAARELGVALVPYSPLGRGFLTGAFVSADKELSSDDWRRTQPRFTGDNAEANAALLEPVRRIAEAHGATPGQVALAWVQQQARVHGLTVVPIPGTRRRARLEENTAATRVELTADDLAALEPIAGKVAGDRYSDMSHTSADRE, encoded by the coding sequence ATGAGCAACGACAAGATCAAGAGCGTGACGCTGGGCGACGGCGGCCCCGAGGTCGGCGTGCAGGGCCTCGGCTGCATGGGCATGAGCTTCGCCTACGGGCCGACGACCGACGTGGCGGAGGCCCGCGCGACGCTGGAGCGCGCCCTGGAACTGGGCGTCACGCTCTTCGACACCGCCGACATGTACGGCATGGGTGAGAACGAGAAGTTCCTCGCGCCCTTCGTCCGGGCCCACCGCGAACACGTGGTGCTCGCCACGAAGTTCGCCATCGCACCCGACCCCGAGGACCCCACCGACACCACGAAGCGGACCATCCGCAACGACCCCCCGTACATCCGCCAGGCCGTCGAGGCCAGCCTGCGGCGGCTGGGCGTCGACGAGATCGACCTCTACTACATGCACCGCCGCGACCCCGAGGTCCCCCTTGAGGAGTCGGTCGGCGCCATGGCCGACCTGGTGCGCGAGGGCAAGGTCAAGCACCTGGGCCTGAGCGAGGTGACGGGCAGTGAGCTGCGTGCCGCGCAGGCCGTGCACCCCATCGCCGCCGTGCAGTCGGAGTGGTCCCTCTTCAGCCGCGACATCGAGACCAGCGTCGTGGCCGCCGCCCGGGAGCTGGGCGTGGCGCTCGTGCCGTACTCGCCGCTCGGCCGCGGCTTCCTGACGGGTGCTTTCGTCAGCGCGGACAAGGAGCTGTCGAGCGACGACTGGCGCCGTACGCAGCCGCGCTTCACGGGCGACAACGCCGAGGCCAACGCCGCCCTGCTGGAGCCGGTGCGGCGCATCGCCGAGGCGCACGGCGCCACCCCGGGACAGGTGGCCCTGGCCTGGGTGCAGCAGCAGGCCCGGGTGCACGGCCTGACCGTCGTCCCCATCCCGGGCACGCGGCGGCGGGCGCGCCTGGAGGAGAACACGGCGGCGACGCGCGTCGAGCTCACGGCGGACGACCTGGCCGCCCTGGAGCCGATCGCCGGCAAGGTCGCCGGCGACCGCTACTCCGACATGTCCCACACCTCGGCGGACCGCGAGTAG
- a CDS encoding MerR family transcriptional regulator — protein sequence MTVLETAPVRSCATLDRRREARPGGRDRYTISEVAAYAGLSAHTLRWYERIGLMPHVDRSHTGQRRYTDRDLDWLDLVGRLRLTGMTVADMVRYAELVREGEHTLAERERLLTAHREQVRKRIEELRGTLDVLDYKIEIYADAQRRASEGA from the coding sequence ATGACCGTGCTGGAGACCGCACCGGTACGCAGCTGCGCGACGCTGGACCGGCGGCGCGAGGCGCGCCCCGGGGGCCGCGACCGCTACACGATCAGTGAAGTGGCCGCCTACGCCGGGCTGTCCGCCCACACGCTGCGCTGGTACGAGCGGATCGGGCTGATGCCGCACGTCGACCGCTCCCACACCGGACAGCGCCGCTACACCGACCGCGACCTGGACTGGCTGGACCTGGTGGGCCGGCTGCGGCTGACCGGGATGACCGTGGCCGACATGGTCCGCTACGCCGAACTGGTCCGCGAGGGCGAGCACACGCTCGCCGAACGCGAACGGCTGCTGACCGCCCACCGCGAGCAGGTGCGCAAACGGATCGAAGAGCTGCGCGGCACTCTCGACGTCCTCGACTACAAGATTGAAATCTACGCCGACGCCCAACGCCGGGCGTCCGAAGGGGCATGA
- a CDS encoding PucR family transcriptional regulator codes for MPEPAARTPHPHSATLRNLEKSSGTLAAAAIARMDAQLPWYRAMPPENRSWIGLVAQAGIAAFTEWFRHPETPQAISTDVFGTAPRELTRAITLRQTVEMVRTTIEVMESAIDEVAAPGDTSALREALLVYAREIAFATAQVYAQAAEARGAWDARLESLVVNAVLSGEADEGALSRAAALGWNSPEHVCVVLGTAPNGDSELTVEAIRRAARHAKAQVLTGVLGDRLVVIAGGSDNPLQAAKALIGPFAAGPVVAGPVVGDLLAATRSAAAAAAGLKACAAWPDAPRPVLADDLLPERAMAGDPVAREQLVEEIYRPLEEAGSALLETLSVYLEQASSLEGAARMLFVHPNTVRYRLRRVTDVTGWSPSDVRSAFTLRIALILGRLADAE; via the coding sequence GTGCCCGAACCAGCTGCCCGTACCCCGCATCCGCACAGCGCCACCCTGCGCAACCTGGAGAAGTCCTCCGGAACGCTGGCCGCCGCGGCCATCGCCCGGATGGACGCCCAGTTGCCGTGGTACCGGGCGATGCCCCCGGAGAACCGCTCCTGGATCGGCCTGGTGGCCCAGGCCGGCATCGCCGCGTTCACGGAGTGGTTCCGGCACCCGGAGACGCCGCAGGCCATCAGCACGGACGTGTTCGGCACGGCTCCCCGCGAGCTGACCCGGGCGATCACCCTGCGCCAGACCGTGGAGATGGTGCGCACCACCATCGAGGTCATGGAGTCGGCGATCGACGAGGTGGCCGCCCCGGGCGACACCTCGGCGCTGCGCGAGGCGCTGCTGGTGTACGCCCGGGAGATCGCCTTCGCCACCGCCCAGGTCTACGCCCAGGCCGCCGAGGCCCGCGGCGCCTGGGACGCCCGGCTGGAGTCGCTGGTGGTCAACGCGGTGCTGTCGGGCGAGGCCGACGAGGGTGCGCTGTCGCGGGCGGCCGCGCTGGGCTGGAACTCCCCCGAGCACGTGTGCGTCGTGCTGGGCACGGCCCCGAACGGGGACAGCGAGCTGACGGTCGAGGCGATCCGCCGGGCCGCGCGGCACGCCAAGGCGCAGGTCCTGACCGGGGTGCTCGGCGACCGGCTGGTGGTGATCGCGGGCGGCTCGGACAATCCCCTCCAGGCGGCGAAGGCGCTGATCGGCCCGTTCGCCGCGGGCCCGGTGGTGGCCGGCCCGGTGGTGGGCGACCTGCTGGCCGCGACCCGGTCCGCGGCCGCCGCCGCGGCGGGCCTGAAGGCCTGCGCCGCCTGGCCGGACGCGCCCCGGCCCGTGCTCGCCGACGACCTCCTGCCGGAGCGGGCGATGGCCGGCGACCCGGTCGCCCGGGAACAGCTGGTGGAGGAGATCTACAGACCGCTGGAGGAGGCGGGCTCGGCACTCCTGGAGACGCTGAGCGTCTACCTGGAGCAGGCGAGCAGCCTGGAGGGGGCGGCACGCATGTTGTTCGTCCACCCCAACACCGTGCGATACCGGCTTCGACGTGTGACCGACGTCACCGGCTGGTCACCCTCCGATGTCCGGTCGGCCTTCACCCTGCGGATCGCACTGATCCTCGGCCGTCTGGCCGACGCGGAGTGA
- a CDS encoding pirin family protein, whose protein sequence is MTYVQRAAERFRGGDPEAGIETRHAFSFSGFYDPDNVRFGPLAACNEERLAGGAGFAEHPHRDVEIVTWVVEGELAHEDSAGHVVTVRPGDLQRLSAGSGVRHVERNAGSVPLRFVQMWLTPSEFGGDPSYEVVRGIADGTPYALERADAVLHVRRLRDGERTALPDAPWLYVHVVRGAVRTAGEVLREGDAARLTDAVDVEAEAIGSAELLAWEMHAEPHFG, encoded by the coding sequence ATGACGTACGTGCAGCGGGCCGCGGAGCGCTTCCGGGGCGGTGATCCGGAGGCCGGCATCGAGACCCGGCACGCCTTCTCCTTCTCCGGCTTCTACGACCCCGACAACGTCCGCTTCGGCCCGCTCGCGGCCTGTAACGAGGAGCGGCTGGCGGGAGGCGCGGGCTTCGCCGAGCACCCGCACCGGGACGTGGAGATCGTCACCTGGGTCGTGGAGGGTGAGCTCGCCCACGAGGACTCCGCCGGCCATGTGGTCACCGTACGCCCGGGCGACCTCCAGCGGCTCAGCGCGGGTTCCGGCGTCCGTCACGTCGAGCGCAACGCCGGGTCCGTTCCCTTGCGTTTCGTCCAGATGTGGCTGACTCCATCCGAATTCGGCGGCGATCCCTCGTACGAGGTGGTGCGGGGCATCGCCGACGGCACCCCCTACGCGCTGGAGCGCGCGGACGCCGTGCTGCACGTGCGGCGCCTGCGCGACGGCGAGCGCACGGCGCTGCCGGACGCGCCGTGGCTGTACGTGCACGTGGTGCGCGGCGCCGTGCGCACGGCCGGCGAGGTGCTGCGCGAAGGGGACGCCGCACGGCTGACGGACGCCGTGGACGTGGAGGCCGAAGCGATCGGCTCCGCCGAACTGCTGGCGTGGGAGATGCACGCCGAGCCGCACTTCGGCTGA
- a CDS encoding sensor histidine kinase, whose product MRQSPFLLLRDLFVPAGPPDPFLGRSRRPFVRRLPYLIAGAFVAALLPVTATLLPHEYGVNSDLAMALALAQTAPFLVAVRRPLLAWAIAFTACVAGALTLPPPLPGSTVVPWPPTAIIGMLLLMFAVGLRERLRTVAAVWVLVTVAGYLLDAGYRPRGNGSWLIPVILGGLLMLVGSALRKSSSAQQALAEQETISEAERARRTLLEERTRIARELHDVVAHHMSVITVQADSAPYRLTDLPDAAREEFASIAATARESLTEMRRLLGVLRSEEGGDGKERAPQPGVARVPQLVEATVRAGLPVELSMPGEGVPAPPQAVDLSAYRIVQEALANVVRHAPGAATRVSLSPDPGGEGLMVLVVNGASNDPDAPPLETSGTGHGLVGMRERVRLVGGTLDTGPLPDGGFRVAARLPFPHPTTTEEEPAPA is encoded by the coding sequence ATGCGCCAGAGCCCCTTCCTCCTCCTCCGCGATCTCTTCGTGCCCGCCGGACCGCCGGATCCGTTCCTCGGCCGGTCCCGGCGGCCCTTCGTGCGGCGGCTGCCGTATCTGATCGCCGGCGCGTTCGTCGCCGCCCTGCTGCCCGTCACCGCGACGCTGCTCCCGCACGAGTACGGCGTGAACAGCGACCTCGCCATGGCGCTGGCCCTCGCCCAGACCGCCCCGTTCCTGGTCGCCGTGCGCAGGCCCCTGCTGGCCTGGGCGATCGCGTTCACGGCCTGCGTCGCGGGCGCGCTGACGCTGCCACCGCCGCTGCCGGGCTCCACCGTCGTGCCGTGGCCTCCGACGGCGATCATCGGGATGCTGCTGCTGATGTTCGCCGTCGGCCTGCGCGAACGCCTGCGGACGGTCGCCGCCGTCTGGGTGCTGGTCACCGTGGCCGGCTACCTCCTCGACGCCGGCTACCGGCCCCGCGGCAACGGCAGCTGGCTGATCCCCGTCATCCTCGGCGGCCTGCTGATGCTGGTGGGCAGCGCGCTGCGCAAGAGCAGCAGCGCCCAGCAGGCGCTGGCCGAGCAGGAGACCATCAGCGAGGCCGAGCGCGCCCGCCGCACGCTCCTGGAGGAGCGCACCCGCATCGCCCGCGAGCTGCACGACGTGGTCGCCCACCACATGTCCGTCATCACCGTGCAGGCGGACAGCGCCCCGTACCGCCTCACGGACCTCCCCGACGCCGCGCGCGAGGAGTTCGCCTCGATCGCCGCCACCGCGCGGGAGTCGCTGACCGAGATGCGCCGCCTGCTGGGCGTGCTGCGCAGCGAGGAGGGCGGCGACGGGAAGGAGCGGGCGCCGCAGCCCGGCGTGGCGCGCGTGCCGCAGCTCGTCGAGGCGACGGTACGGGCGGGGCTGCCGGTGGAGCTCTCGATGCCCGGGGAGGGCGTGCCGGCGCCGCCGCAGGCCGTGGACCTGTCGGCCTACCGCATCGTGCAGGAGGCCCTGGCCAACGTGGTCCGGCACGCGCCGGGCGCGGCCACCCGGGTGTCCCTCTCCCCCGACCCGGGCGGCGAGGGGCTGATGGTGCTGGTCGTCAACGGAGCCTCGAACGACCCCGACGCGCCGCCGCTGGAGACCTCCGGCACCGGCCACGGCCTGGTGGGCATGCGCGAGCGGGTCCGGCTGGTGGGCGGCACCCTCGACACCGGCCCCCTGCCGGACGGCGGCTTCCGGGTGGCGGCCCGCCTCCCGTTCCCGCACCCGACCACGACCGAAGAGGAACCCGCCCCCGCATGA
- a CDS encoding acyl carrier protein, producing the protein MAHTQEQIVEGLAEIVNEIAGIPTEDVKLDKSFTDDLDVDSLSMVEVVVAAEERFDVKIPDEDVKNLKTVGDAADYILKHQA; encoded by the coding sequence ATGGCTCACACCCAGGAGCAGATCGTCGAGGGTCTCGCCGAGATCGTCAACGAGATCGCCGGCATCCCGACCGAGGACGTCAAGCTGGACAAGTCCTTCACCGACGACCTGGACGTCGACTCGCTGTCCATGGTCGAGGTCGTCGTGGCCGCCGAGGAGCGCTTCGACGTGAAGATCCCCGACGAGGACGTCAAGAACCTGAAGACCGTCGGCGACGCCGCGGACTACATCCTCAAGCACCAGGCCTGA